From the Dyella humicola genome, the window GTGCTGCTCGAGCGTGGCGCCGGCGCGGCAGCGGGTTTCCCGGACGATACGTATGCCGACACCGATTTCGCCGATGCGCCCAGCGTGCTCGCGCAGGCTGACGTGTTTGTCTGCGTGCTGCCGCCGGACGATGGCGTGTGGTCCGGATTGCGCGAAGGCAGCATCGTGGTGGGGCAGTTGCGTCCCTACGGTGCCGCTGCGCGCATCGTGGCGATGGGGAAGCGCAAGCTCACTGCGTTTTCGCTGGAGCTGTTGCCGCGCACCACGCGCGCCCAGGCCATGGACGTACTCAGCTCGCAGGCGGCGGTGGCGGGCTATCGCGCCATGCTGATCGCAGCCGAGGCCTCGCCGAAGTTCTTTCCCATGCTCACCACGGCGGCCGGTACCATCCGGCCGTCGAAGGTGCTGGTGATCGGTGCCGGCGTGGCCGGCCTGCAGGCCATCGCCACCGCCCGTCGCCTGGGTGCGCAGACCGAGGGCTACGACGTCCGTCCCGAAACCCGCGAGCAGGTGGAGTCGCTAGGCGCCAAATTCCTCGATCTCGGCGTCAGTGCGGCCGGCAGCGGCGGTTACGCGCGTGAGCTGTCGGCGGAGGAACGCGCCGCTCAGCAACAGGCGCTGGCCGAGCATCTCAAGGCCGTGGATGTCATCGTCACCACCGCTGCTGTGCCTGGCCGCCCATCGCCGAAGATCCTCACCACCGCCATGATCGACGGCATGAAGCCAGGTGCCTTGATCGTCGACCTCGCGGCAGAGGGCGGCGGTAATTGCGAATTGACCCAGCCGGGCCAGCGGGTGGATCACCGTGGCGTGGTGATCCTCGGTCCGCTGAACCTGCCCGCCGGAGCACCGCTGCACGCGTCGGAAATGTACGCGCGCAACGCCTACAACTTTGTCGAATTGCTGGTGCACGGCGACGCGCTGG encodes:
- a CDS encoding NAD(P) transhydrogenase subunit alpha; its protein translation is MTITVAALRETAAGERRVAITPEVAKKLRGKGLRVLLERGAGAAAGFPDDTYADTDFADAPSVLAQADVFVCVLPPDDGVWSGLREGSIVVGQLRPYGAAARIVAMGKRKLTAFSLELLPRTTRAQAMDVLSSQAAVAGYRAMLIAAEASPKFFPMLTTAAGTIRPSKVLVIGAGVAGLQAIATARRLGAQTEGYDVRPETREQVESLGAKFLDLGVSAAGSGGYARELSAEERAAQQQALAEHLKAVDVIVTTAAVPGRPSPKILTTAMIDGMKPGALIVDLAAEGGGNCELTQPGQRVDHRGVVILGPLNLPAGAPLHASEMYARNAYNFVELLVHGDALAPDFNDELIAKSCVTRNGEPHFQG